Genomic DNA from Gilliamella sp. ESL0441:
CGTTTACTATTTGTGCTTTTAGCGCTTATTGTTTTTCGTCTTGGTTCTTATATTCCCGTTCCTGGTATAGATACTAAAGCATTAATGGAACAATTAGCTAGAACATCACATGGTATTGTGGATATGTTTAATATGTTCTCTGGTGGTGCTTTAAGCCGTGCTTCAATTTTTTCTTTAGGGATAATGCCGTATATTTCTGCTTCAATTATTATGCAGCTATTAACAGCGATTAACCCTAAATTAGCAGAATTAAAGAAAGAAGGTGAATCTGGTCGAAAGAAAATTAGTCAGTATACTCGTTATGGTACTTTAGCCTTAGCTATTATACAGGCGGTTGGTATTTCGACTGGTTTACCAAATATTCCACAATTTGGACACATAGTCGTTAATCCTGGATTTTCTTTCTATTTTGTTGCATCGGTTAGTTTAGTCACGGGTACAATGTTTCTTATGTGGCTTGGAGAACAGATCACGGAGCGTGGAGTTGGTAATGGTATATCTATCATTATTTTCTCAGGTATCGTAGCAAGTCTACCTCCGGCAATATATCAAACTATTGAACAAGCTCGTTCTGGTGATTTGAATCCAATTCTATTATTAGCAATTGCAGTCTTAGTGGTAGCTATAACGTACTTTGTTGTATTTGTTGAGCGTGGTCAACGAAGAATTGTTGTTAATTATGCGCAACGACAACAGGGTCGTCGTGTTTATGCAGCACAACGTTCTGATTTACCATTAAAGATCAATATGGCTGGTGTTATTCCTGCAATATTTGCCTCAACAATTGTTATGTTACCATCAATGATGGCTTCTTGGTTCCAAGGAGATGGTGAGGGATGGCGATATATTTTCCTTGTTATAGGACAATGTTTTGCTCCAGACCAACCATTATATATAATCTTTTTTGCTGCTGCGATTGTCTTCTTTTGTTTCTTTTATACGGCATTGGTATTCAATCCTCGAGAAACAGCAGATCAGCTTAAAAAAGGTGGTGCATTTATTCCAGGGATTCGTCCAGGAGAACAAACATCTATATATATTGATAAAGTGATGACGCGTTTAACGTTAATCGGGGCAATATATATTACATTTGTTTGCTTGGTTCCAATGTTTATGACAAATGCAATGAAAGTTCCAGTTCTATTTGGTGGAACATCTTTACTGATTGTAGTTGTTGTAATCATGGATTTTATGGCACAAGTACAGACTTTGATGATGCCAAATCGTTATGAGTCAATGTTAAAGAAAGCGAATCTTAAAGGCTACGGCCGATAAGTTAGCCAGAAGTTACGGAGAAAAAAATGAAAGTTCGTGCTTCAGTCAAGAAATTATGCAGAAATTGTAAAATCATTAAACGTAACGGCATTGTTCGTGTTATTTGCGTTGAAGGTAAACATAAACAACGTCAAGGCTAATTTATTTAGTCTAAAAGTTGAACTTTTGCATATTTTACTTGCCAAAGTATAGTAAAGCTGGCTAGAATAGCCAGCCTAAATTTATTTGCAGACTTACTGTTTGAGTATCCTGAAAACGGGCTTTTCAGTATGGTGAGTTTGTTAAACATTAACAATAAAGGAGTGCATAGTGGCCCGTATAGCAGGCATTAACATTCCTGATCAGCAACATGCTGTAATTGCGTTACAAGCAATTTATGGTATCGGTAATACCCGCGCTAAGACAATTTGTGCTGAAGCAGGTATTCCTGAAAATGTTAAGATCAGAGAACTATCTGAAGATCAGATTGAGAAGTTACGTGAACAAGTCGCAAAATTTACCGTTGAAGGTGATTTACGTCGTGAAGTAACTATGAGTATCAAGCGTTTATTAGACCTTGGTTGTTATCGTGGCATGCGTCATCGTCGTGGACTTCCAGTCCGTGGTCAACGCACTAAGACTAACGCTCGTACCCGTAAGGGACCGCGTAAGCCAATCAAGAAATAATTGAGGTGATAATAAATGGCAAAGACACCTGTTCGTACACGTAAACGTGTTAAAAAGCAAGTTTCTGATGGTGTAGCTCATATTCATGCATCATTTAACAATACAATCGTAACAATTACCGATCGTCAAGGTAATGCGTTGGGTTGGGCAACCGCTGGTGGTTCTGGTTTCCGTGGCTCTCGTAAGTCCACTCCGTTTGCTGCTCAAGTAGCTGCTGAACGTTGTGCAGAAGCCGTAAAAGATTACGGAATTAAGAATCTGGAAGTTATGGTAAAAGGACCTGGTCCTGGTCGTGAGTCAACAATTCGTGCATTAAATGCAGCGGGTTATCGCATCACTAATATTACTGATGTTACTCCGATTCCTCATAACGGTTGTCGTCCACCAAAGAAACGTCGTGTTTAATTTTTTATTAAACATTGAATGTTTAGGATTATTGGAGAAATAAAATGGCAAGATATTTGGGACCAAAGCTCAAATTAAGTCGTCGTGAAGGTACTGATTTATTCCTTAAATCTGGTGTCCGAGCGGTTGATAGTAAATGTAAGTTAGAACAAGCTCCTGGACAACATGGTGCACGCAAACCGCGTTTATCAGATTATGGTGTTCAGTTACGTGAAAAACAAAAAGTTAGACGTATTTATGGAATTCTAGAACGTCAATTCCGTAATTACTACAAAAATGCTGCACGTATTAAAGGTAATACAGGTGAAAACCTATTAGGCCTTTTAGAACGTCGCTTAGATAACGTTGTTTATCGTATGGGATTTGGTGCTACTCGCGCTGAAGCTCGTCAATTAGTTAGTCATAAAGCTGTTCTTGTTAATGGTCATGTTGTGAACATTGCATCTTATCAAGTTTCACCTGAAGATGTAATTAGTGTTCGCGAAAAATCAAAAAAACAAGCACGTATTAAAGCCGCTTTAGAGTTAGCTGAACAACGTGAAAAACCAACCTGGTTAGAAGTTGATGCTAGCAAGATGGAAGGTGTTTTCAAACGCTTACCTGAACGTTCAGATTTATCTGCTGACATCAACGAACATTTGATCGTCGAACTTTACTCTAAGTAAAGTTTAGCACTTAAGAGAGGACATAATGCAGGGTTCTGTAACAGAGTTTTTAAAACCTCACCTAGTTGATGTTGTTCAATACACTCAAACTCATGCGAAAGTGACTTTAGAGCCACTTGAGCGTGGTTTTGGTCATACTTTAGGTAATGCACTACGCCGCATTTTATTATCATCAATGCCTGGATATGCAGTAACCGAAGTTGAAATTGACGGTGTTCTGCATGAGTACAGTACTAAAGAAGGCGTTCAAGAAGATGTACTTGATATTTTGCTTAATTTGAAAAAATTAGCAGTGCGTGTACATACTAAAGATGATGTTATGCTGACTTTAAATAAATCAGGAATTGGTGCGGTAACTGCATCTGATATCACTCATGATGGTGATGTTGAAATTGTTAATCCTGATTTAGTGATTTGTCATCTTACTGATGCAAATGCTTCAATTAGTATGCGTATTCGTGTACAACGAGGACGTGGTTATGTCCCTGCTTCTGCTCGCGTTAAGTCAGAAGATGAAGAGCGACCAATTGGTCGTTTATTAGTTGATGCATGTTATAGTCCCGTTGAGCGTATCGCTTATTCTGTCGATGCAGCTCGTGTGGAACAACGTACTGATTTAGATAAATTAGTTATCGATATGGAAACTAATGGTACGATTGATCCTGAAGAGGCTATTCGTCGTGCTTCAACTATTTTGGCTGAACAACTTGAAGCTTTCGTTGATTTACGTGATGTACGTCAACCTGAAGTTAAAGAAAATA
This window encodes:
- the rpsD gene encoding 30S ribosomal protein S4 codes for the protein MARYLGPKLKLSRREGTDLFLKSGVRAVDSKCKLEQAPGQHGARKPRLSDYGVQLREKQKVRRIYGILERQFRNYYKNAARIKGNTGENLLGLLERRLDNVVYRMGFGATRAEARQLVSHKAVLVNGHVVNIASYQVSPEDVISVREKSKKQARIKAALELAEQREKPTWLEVDASKMEGVFKRLPERSDLSADINEHLIVELYSK
- the rpmJ gene encoding 50S ribosomal protein L36 — its product is MKVRASVKKLCRNCKIIKRNGIVRVICVEGKHKQRQG
- the secY gene encoding preprotein translocase subunit SecY — translated: MAKQPGLDFQSTRGGSSELKRRLLFVLLALIVFRLGSYIPVPGIDTKALMEQLARTSHGIVDMFNMFSGGALSRASIFSLGIMPYISASIIMQLLTAINPKLAELKKEGESGRKKISQYTRYGTLALAIIQAVGISTGLPNIPQFGHIVVNPGFSFYFVASVSLVTGTMFLMWLGEQITERGVGNGISIIIFSGIVASLPPAIYQTIEQARSGDLNPILLLAIAVLVVAITYFVVFVERGQRRIVVNYAQRQQGRRVYAAQRSDLPLKINMAGVIPAIFASTIVMLPSMMASWFQGDGEGWRYIFLVIGQCFAPDQPLYIIFFAAAIVFFCFFYTALVFNPRETADQLKKGGAFIPGIRPGEQTSIYIDKVMTRLTLIGAIYITFVCLVPMFMTNAMKVPVLFGGTSLLIVVVVIMDFMAQVQTLMMPNRYESMLKKANLKGYGR
- the rpoA gene encoding DNA-directed RNA polymerase subunit alpha, whose product is MQGSVTEFLKPHLVDVVQYTQTHAKVTLEPLERGFGHTLGNALRRILLSSMPGYAVTEVEIDGVLHEYSTKEGVQEDVLDILLNLKKLAVRVHTKDDVMLTLNKSGIGAVTASDITHDGDVEIVNPDLVICHLTDANASISMRIRVQRGRGYVPASARVKSEDEERPIGRLLVDACYSPVERIAYSVDAARVEQRTDLDKLVIDMETNGTIDPEEAIRRASTILAEQLEAFVDLRDVRQPEVKENKPEFDPILLRPVDDLELTVRSANCLKAEAVHYIGDLVQRTEVELLKTPNLGKKSLTEIKDVLASRGLSLGMRLENWPPASIVED
- the rpsK gene encoding 30S ribosomal protein S11, with protein sequence MAKTPVRTRKRVKKQVSDGVAHIHASFNNTIVTITDRQGNALGWATAGGSGFRGSRKSTPFAAQVAAERCAEAVKDYGIKNLEVMVKGPGPGRESTIRALNAAGYRITNITDVTPIPHNGCRPPKKRRV
- the rpsM gene encoding 30S ribosomal protein S13, with the translated sequence MARIAGINIPDQQHAVIALQAIYGIGNTRAKTICAEAGIPENVKIRELSEDQIEKLREQVAKFTVEGDLRREVTMSIKRLLDLGCYRGMRHRRGLPVRGQRTKTNARTRKGPRKPIKK